The following proteins are encoded in a genomic region of Kosakonia oryzae:
- a CDS encoding lactonase family protein: MHTARHLLAASLSLLATSAIAQTQYAWVGTYNPNGEGVYRFTVDPQSGALSNKTLVSTLPNAAQLTVSQDGKTLYVASEVEKGVVQALRIGDNGALQELNQVSSGGAGPVYLALTPDGRYLLVANYVSGSIAVLPVKADGSLGEAVDSHQDQGEPGAAKPAAAVEGSFAISDHNGPHAHMIAADPQGKFVFSTDLGLDRIYQYRLAAQSGKLTPNEPPFINASSKGAGPRHFVFTPKGDGLWLINEEASTLTYYTLDSATGTLKEGKTTSALPATYKGTSFAAGLVLSRDGKQLYVANRLHNSVAHFSVQPDGTLAHQDDIWTRGDYPRSLTLDKQGRWLYVMNQRSDNITRFRVAKDGKLSFVPDYTPVGSPSQMVISSH, translated from the coding sequence ATGCACACTGCCCGTCATCTGCTTGCTGCTTCACTCTCCCTGTTGGCGACCAGCGCCATTGCTCAGACGCAATACGCCTGGGTGGGAACCTACAACCCCAACGGCGAAGGCGTTTACCGCTTTACCGTTGACCCGCAATCGGGCGCGCTGAGCAACAAAACGCTGGTCAGTACGCTGCCGAATGCGGCGCAGCTTACCGTTTCGCAGGATGGCAAAACGTTGTATGTCGCCAGCGAAGTGGAAAAAGGCGTGGTGCAGGCGCTGCGTATTGGCGATAACGGCGCATTACAGGAGCTGAACCAGGTGTCATCCGGCGGTGCCGGGCCGGTTTATCTGGCGCTGACGCCGGATGGGCGTTATCTGCTGGTGGCAAATTATGTCAGTGGTTCGATTGCTGTACTGCCGGTAAAAGCCGACGGTAGCCTCGGCGAAGCAGTGGACAGCCATCAGGATCAGGGCGAACCGGGCGCCGCCAAACCCGCAGCAGCCGTGGAGGGCAGCTTTGCTATCAGCGATCATAACGGCCCGCATGCGCATATGATTGCCGCCGATCCGCAGGGGAAATTTGTCTTCTCAACCGATCTGGGCCTGGATCGCATTTATCAGTACCGCCTGGCGGCGCAGAGTGGCAAGTTAACGCCTAACGAGCCCCCTTTTATCAACGCGTCGTCAAAAGGCGCCGGGCCGCGTCACTTTGTCTTTACGCCAAAAGGCGATGGGCTGTGGTTGATCAATGAAGAGGCTTCAACGTTGACGTATTACACCCTGGACAGCGCAACCGGAACGCTGAAAGAGGGCAAAACTACCTCTGCGCTGCCAGCAACGTACAAAGGCACCAGCTTTGCCGCTGGTCTGGTACTCAGCCGGGATGGTAAACAACTGTATGTGGCTAACCGTCTGCATAACAGCGTGGCGCACTTTAGCGTACAGCCGGATGGTACGCTGGCGCATCAGGATGATATCTGGACACGCGGTGACTATCCGCGCTCGTTGACGTTGGATAAACAGGGGCGCTGGCTGTACGTCATGAATCAGCGCAGCGACAATATCACCCGTTTTCGCGTTGCGAAGGACGGTAAGCTCAGTTTTGTGCCGGATTACACCCCGGTGGGCAGCCCATCTCAGATGGTCATTTCCTCTCACTAA
- the dagF gene encoding 2-dehydro-3-deoxy-phosphogluconate aldolase, producing the protein MKLTPNFYRDRVCLNVLAGSKENASAIYEAAEGHVLVGVLSKNYPDVASAVADMRDYAARIDNALSVGLGAGDPNQSAMVSAISRDVQPQHVNQVFTGVATSRALLGQNETVVNGLVSPTGTPGLVKISTGPLSSQAADGIVPVETAIALLKDMGGSSIKYFPMGGLKCRDEFQAVADACARHDFWLEPTGGIDLENYSEILRIALEAGVSKIIPHIYSSIIDKASGDTRPADVRQLLAMTKALVK; encoded by the coding sequence ATGAAACTGACCCCGAACTTTTACCGCGATCGCGTCTGCCTGAACGTACTGGCGGGAAGCAAAGAGAACGCCAGCGCCATCTATGAAGCGGCTGAAGGCCATGTGCTGGTCGGCGTGCTATCCAAAAATTACCCGGACGTGGCGTCAGCAGTGGCGGATATGCGCGATTACGCAGCACGTATCGATAACGCGCTCTCTGTTGGCCTTGGCGCGGGCGATCCGAACCAGTCGGCGATGGTCAGCGCCATCTCCCGCGACGTACAGCCGCAGCACGTCAACCAGGTGTTTACCGGCGTAGCAACCAGCCGCGCGCTGCTTGGGCAGAATGAAACGGTGGTTAACGGTCTGGTCTCACCGACCGGCACGCCAGGGTTGGTGAAAATCTCCACCGGGCCGCTCAGCAGCCAGGCAGCCGACGGTATTGTGCCGGTGGAAACCGCCATTGCTCTGTTGAAGGATATGGGCGGTAGCTCGATTAAATATTTCCCGATGGGTGGGCTGAAGTGCCGTGATGAGTTTCAGGCGGTTGCCGATGCTTGCGCGCGCCATGACTTCTGGCTGGAGCCGACCGGCGGCATCGATCTGGAAAACTACAGCGAAATCCTGCGCATCGCGCTGGAGGCGGGCGTCAGCAAAATTATCCCGCATATTTACAGCTCGATTATCGATAAAGCGAGCGGTGATACCCGTCCGGCGGATGTACGCCAGTTACTGGCAATGACCAAAGCGTTAGTGAAGTAA
- a CDS encoding DgaE family pyridoxal phosphate-dependent ammonia lyase: MPSIYEKYNLKQVINASGRMTALGVSTPRPEVVEAVLGGMNHYFEMKDLVNKTGEYIAKLLDVEAATVVSCASAGIAQSVAAVLVRDSDWLLENLHSTVMENNEIVLPRGHNVNFGAPVGTMVALGGGKVVEAGYANECSADQLAAAISPRTAAILYIKSHHCVQKSMLSVEQAVVVARKHNLPLIVDAAAEEDLQCYYRAGADLVIYSGAKAIEGPTSGLVIGKTQYVEWVKRQTAGIGRAMKVGKEGILGLTCAIEHYLSARKESGAEMVAKMTPFIDQLNTLQGVSARVVWDSAGRDIARSEIKFDEAVTGIATGDLVNALKQGEYAIYFRGYKANEGIIEADVRSVSAEQLAIVYRRIAEELKEQHA; encoded by the coding sequence ATGCCTTCGATTTATGAAAAATACAATTTAAAACAGGTGATTAACGCCTCCGGCCGAATGACCGCGCTGGGCGTTTCCACCCCGCGCCCGGAAGTGGTGGAAGCCGTGCTTGGCGGCATGAATCACTACTTCGAAATGAAAGATCTGGTGAACAAAACCGGCGAATACATTGCGAAGCTGCTGGACGTGGAAGCGGCGACCGTTGTCTCCTGCGCCTCGGCGGGGATTGCGCAATCCGTTGCTGCGGTGCTGGTGCGCGACAGCGACTGGCTGCTGGAGAATCTGCACAGCACGGTGATGGAGAACAACGAAATCGTGCTGCCGCGCGGTCACAACGTGAACTTCGGTGCACCCGTTGGCACGATGGTGGCGCTCGGCGGCGGGAAAGTGGTGGAAGCGGGTTATGCCAACGAATGCTCCGCCGATCAGCTGGCGGCGGCAATCTCGCCGCGCACGGCCGCGATCCTCTACATCAAATCACACCACTGTGTACAAAAAAGCATGCTCAGCGTGGAGCAGGCGGTGGTGGTGGCGCGTAAGCATAACCTGCCGTTAATTGTCGATGCCGCAGCGGAAGAGGATCTGCAATGCTATTACCGCGCCGGGGCCGATTTGGTGATTTACAGCGGCGCGAAGGCCATCGAAGGGCCAACCAGCGGGCTGGTGATCGGCAAAACCCAGTACGTTGAATGGGTGAAACGCCAGACGGCGGGCATTGGCCGCGCCATGAAAGTCGGCAAAGAGGGCATTCTTGGCCTGACCTGCGCCATCGAACACTATCTGAGCGCCCGCAAAGAGAGCGGGGCGGAGATGGTCGCCAAGATGACGCCGTTTATCGACCAGCTCAACACGCTGCAAGGCGTGAGCGCTCGCGTGGTATGGGACAGCGCAGGGCGCGACATTGCCCGCAGCGAAATCAAGTTTGATGAGGCGGTAACCGGCATCGCCACCGGCGACCTGGTCAACGCGCTGAAACAGGGTGAATACGCCATCTATTTCCGTGGCTATAAAGCCAATGAAGGCATTATCGAAGCCGATGTGCGCAGCGTGAGCGCTGAGCAACTGGCGATTGTTTATCGCCGTATCGCCGAAGAATTGAAGGAGCAACACGCATGA
- a CDS encoding amidohydrolase/deacetylase family metallohydrolase: MFDLLLRRARLVDDTLTDIAIKAGKIAALGEINDPAVKTLDLHGKHYVSAGWIDSHVHCYPNSPIYHDQPDSVGINTGVTTVIDAGSTGADDVDDFYAITREAATEVYALLNISRVGLIAQNELANMANIDANAVHDAVKRHSDFIVGLKARMSSSVVGENGIAPLERAKAIQKANGDLPLMVHIGNNPPNLDEIAELLTSGDIITHCYNGKPNRILAPGGELRASVARAIARGVRLDVGHGSASFSFAVAKQAISLGILPQTISSDIYCRNRIDGPVRSLANVMSKFLAIGLSLPQVIACVTDHAAAGLRLKHKGRLAVGFDADLTIFDLRRQSVLFTDAENDSLQAEQLLTPLAAIRAGKGYLTEQGSAEHAFDL, from the coding sequence ATGTTTGATTTACTCCTGCGCCGGGCGCGTCTGGTTGACGATACGCTGACGGATATCGCCATCAAGGCAGGGAAAATCGCCGCGCTGGGCGAGATAAACGACCCGGCGGTTAAAACGCTCGATCTGCACGGCAAACACTATGTCAGCGCCGGATGGATTGATTCCCACGTACACTGCTACCCGAACTCGCCGATTTACCACGATCAACCCGACAGCGTCGGTATCAACACCGGCGTGACGACGGTGATTGATGCAGGCAGTACCGGTGCTGATGATGTCGATGATTTTTATGCCATTACCCGCGAGGCGGCGACTGAAGTGTATGCGCTGCTGAACATCTCCCGCGTCGGGCTGATTGCCCAGAACGAGCTGGCCAACATGGCTAATATTGACGCGAACGCCGTACATGACGCGGTGAAACGCCACTCGGATTTTATCGTCGGCCTGAAAGCGCGCATGAGCAGCAGCGTAGTCGGCGAAAACGGCATCGCGCCGCTGGAACGCGCGAAGGCGATCCAGAAGGCCAACGGCGATTTGCCGTTGATGGTGCACATTGGCAACAATCCGCCGAACCTCGATGAAATCGCTGAGCTGCTGACCTCAGGCGACATCATTACCCACTGCTATAACGGCAAACCGAACCGCATTCTGGCGCCGGGCGGCGAGTTACGCGCTTCCGTGGCGCGCGCCATTGCGCGTGGCGTGCGTCTTGATGTCGGGCACGGCAGCGCCAGCTTCAGCTTTGCGGTGGCCAAACAGGCCATCAGCCTCGGCATTCTGCCGCAGACCATCAGTTCTGATATCTACTGCCGCAACCGGATCGACGGCCCGGTACGATCGCTGGCAAATGTGATGTCCAAATTCCTCGCCATTGGCCTGTCGCTGCCGCAGGTGATTGCCTGCGTGACCGACCACGCCGCCGCTGGCCTGCGCCTGAAGCATAAAGGGCGTCTTGCCGTCGGCTTTGATGCCGATCTGACCATTTTTGACCTGCGTCGCCAGTCGGTACTGTTCACCGATGCGGAAAACGACAGCCTGCAGGCCGAACAGTTACTCACGCCGCTGGCCGCCATTCGCGCGGGCAAAGGCTATCTGACCGAACAAGGGAGTGCAGAACATGCCTTCGATTTATGA
- a CDS encoding DUF4310 family protein — protein sequence MEQNKGFWYADWSFPIFVGLLSSGVFAGTHMYYLYGIGAFNEVAFVSMLRSGMDTGVYGAVAAFGASFLFARIIEGSLVGILDIGGAIQTGVGLGVPALLLGAGILFPVENFVASLATGLVLGLAIGYLIILARKFTINQSDSTYGADVMMGAGNASGRFLGPLIILSAMTASIPIGIGSLVGALLFYLWQKPITGGAILGAMLLGSIFPVAL from the coding sequence ATGGAACAGAATAAAGGGTTTTGGTACGCCGACTGGTCGTTCCCGATCTTTGTTGGCCTGCTCTCTTCCGGCGTGTTCGCCGGGACACATATGTACTATCTGTACGGCATTGGCGCGTTTAACGAAGTGGCGTTTGTCTCGATGCTGCGTTCCGGCATGGACACCGGCGTATACGGCGCGGTCGCCGCGTTTGGTGCCAGCTTCCTGTTCGCCCGCATCATCGAAGGTTCGCTGGTCGGTATCCTTGATATCGGTGGCGCAATCCAGACCGGTGTCGGCCTCGGTGTTCCGGCGCTGTTGCTGGGTGCAGGGATCCTCTTCCCGGTAGAGAACTTTGTCGCCTCGCTGGCAACCGGCCTGGTGCTTGGCCTGGCCATTGGTTACCTGATCATCCTGGCGCGTAAGTTCACCATCAACCAGAGCGATTCCACCTACGGCGCAGATGTGATGATGGGCGCAGGTAACGCATCCGGTCGCTTCCTTGGGCCGCTGATTATCCTCAGCGCCATGACCGCTTCCATTCCTATTGGTATTGGTTCGCTGGTTGGTGCTCTGCTGTTTTACCTCTGGCAGAAACCGATTACGGGCGGCGCGATCCTCGGCGCCATGCTGCTGGGCTCCATCTTCCCGGTCGCCCTCTGA
- a CDS encoding DUF4311 domain-containing protein, whose amino-acid sequence MFLIILIKSLIIGGLVGVGVGAGAARMFHAPTTQGMGAFRTLGELNSCEGDPASHFSFGLGFFFNAWASSVAAGSFTQDVDHRIIPNWGAAALMVKNRNVGETLHDPKKMAIACGLIGMVVVTFLNLTASSVPAALQVTAVKVLVPAANLLVNTVMPVIFWLAAIDAGKKSGFWATVFGGAAQLIMGNAVPGLVLGILIGKGVEESGWNRVTKVMMTAIVALFVLSAFFRGFDLKMIESFHLSAPNWLELIHNSLSGK is encoded by the coding sequence ATGTTCTTAATCATACTAATAAAATCGCTCATCATCGGCGGCCTGGTCGGCGTCGGTGTTGGCGCGGGGGCTGCACGCATGTTCCATGCGCCGACCACACAAGGGATGGGCGCATTTCGTACACTGGGCGAACTGAATTCCTGCGAAGGCGATCCTGCATCGCATTTCTCATTCGGCTTAGGCTTCTTCTTTAACGCCTGGGCCTCGTCCGTTGCGGCAGGTTCTTTTACCCAGGACGTTGACCACCGCATCATTCCGAACTGGGGTGCGGCGGCGTTGATGGTGAAAAACCGTAACGTCGGCGAAACCCTGCACGATCCGAAAAAGATGGCGATTGCCTGTGGCCTGATTGGCATGGTGGTCGTCACCTTCCTTAACCTGACCGCTTCCTCCGTTCCGGCGGCCTTGCAGGTCACCGCCGTTAAAGTGCTGGTTCCGGCGGCCAACCTGCTGGTGAACACCGTAATGCCGGTGATCTTCTGGCTGGCAGCCATCGACGCAGGCAAAAAATCGGGTTTCTGGGCGACCGTCTTTGGCGGCGCGGCGCAGCTAATTATGGGCAACGCCGTACCTGGCCTGGTACTGGGCATTCTGATTGGTAAAGGTGTGGAAGAGAGCGGCTGGAACCGCGTCACCAAAGTGATGATGACGGCCATTGTCGCGCTGTTTGTGCTGAGCGCGTTCTTCCGCGGCTTCGATCTGAAAATGATCGAATCTTTCCACCTGAGCGCGCCGAACTGGCTGGAGCTCATCCACAACTCGCTCAGCGGCAAATAA
- a CDS encoding DUF4312 family protein, which translates to MKEQFTTTVRVKGKGEAKARAFADALNQVQAAVMKASPQILLRIEPQDVQVVHAQETIRKEAFLFLFLRRERRTYSVELDVTVNVTAINLDKVDFVTK; encoded by the coding sequence ATGAAAGAACAGTTCACCACCACGGTCAGGGTTAAGGGAAAAGGCGAAGCGAAAGCGCGCGCCTTCGCGGATGCGTTGAACCAGGTTCAGGCCGCGGTGATGAAAGCGTCGCCGCAGATTTTACTGCGTATCGAGCCACAGGATGTGCAGGTTGTTCATGCGCAGGAAACGATACGGAAAGAGGCGTTTTTATTCCTCTTTCTGCGTCGGGAAAGACGGACGTACAGCGTGGAGCTGGACGTCACCGTCAACGTGACCGCCATCAATCTCGATAAAGTGGACTTCGTCACGAAATAA
- a CDS encoding SFCGS family glycine-rich protein, translating to MEQITVVIGDRLGKGQKVAAGVEKAGGRAVVVPGVAADMKLGDVMKAENATFGISFCGSGGAGAITAQNKHGYKAKYGMRSVEEGVTAINEGCNVLGFGFMDKEELGERLVQAWQKKYGA from the coding sequence ATGGAACAAATTACCGTAGTGATTGGCGATCGTCTTGGCAAAGGCCAGAAAGTCGCAGCCGGCGTTGAAAAAGCGGGCGGCCGCGCCGTGGTGGTACCGGGCGTAGCGGCGGATATGAAACTGGGTGACGTGATGAAAGCAGAAAACGCCACGTTCGGCATTTCGTTTTGCGGCAGCGGCGGCGCGGGTGCCATCACCGCACAGAACAAACATGGCTATAAAGCCAAATACGGCATGCGCTCCGTGGAAGAGGGCGTTACCGCCATCAATGAAGGTTGCAATGTTCTCGGCTTCGGCTTTATGGACAAAGAAGAGTTGGGCGAGCGCCTGGTGCAGGCGTGGCAGAAAAAATACGGCGCATAA
- a CDS encoding glycine dehydrogenase, with amino-acid sequence MNNGAVMNDAQERVEQTATLAGRMLTQVYALLSNHGITPNAVQQQMLTSHVRAMAHRSVTGEPLPEVDASLFDEISPESMNLAREVVAAFGNLPEEEAWLLSVHFEVAKENL; translated from the coding sequence GTGAATAACGGAGCGGTAATGAACGATGCCCAAGAGCGGGTGGAGCAAACGGCAACCCTTGCCGGGCGCATGCTGACGCAGGTCTATGCGCTGCTGAGCAATCACGGTATCACGCCGAATGCGGTACAGCAGCAGATGCTGACCTCCCATGTTCGCGCGATGGCGCACCGGTCGGTGACCGGCGAACCGCTGCCAGAAGTGGATGCCAGCCTGTTTGATGAAATCTCGCCTGAATCAATGAACCTGGCCCGTGAAGTGGTGGCAGCGTTTGGCAATCTTCCGGAAGAAGAAGCCTGGCTGCTGTCGGTGCACTTTGAAGTGGCAAAAGAAAACCTCTGA
- a CDS encoding LysR family transcriptional regulator translates to MDYLKCVESFVTTVTRGSFTAAAETLGITPAMVGKHVRELELRTGCQLLHRTTRRQGLTDAGQRFYQYGLQILATVRDADGLASELYENVAGLLRISAPVAWGNRVLTPILSRFLQHYPGVNAEMVLSDRKVSLIEERFQLAIRIGAINDDGSVAIPLPPYRMLLAASPDYLARHGVPGSPDELKHHHCVSFSQWRSDHRWQLEGPSGTQEIAIVPRLMVDSGEALRQAALSGLGIVQHAFITLQRDIDAGRLCRVLPEWLPSPRPMHLLRLPGRPLQPLVASFTDHLLRELKADQQ, encoded by the coding sequence ATGGATTATTTGAAATGCGTTGAATCGTTTGTCACGACGGTGACCCGCGGCAGCTTTACGGCGGCGGCAGAAACGCTGGGGATCACGCCCGCGATGGTGGGTAAACACGTGCGCGAACTGGAGCTCAGAACGGGGTGTCAGTTGCTGCATCGCACCACGCGCCGCCAGGGGTTAACCGACGCGGGCCAGCGTTTCTATCAATATGGGCTGCAAATTCTGGCCACGGTGCGTGACGCGGATGGGCTGGCAAGCGAGCTGTATGAAAATGTTGCCGGGTTGCTGCGCATCAGCGCGCCAGTTGCCTGGGGGAACCGAGTACTGACGCCGATCCTGTCGCGGTTTTTGCAGCATTATCCGGGCGTGAATGCGGAGATGGTGCTCAGCGACCGTAAAGTCTCGCTGATTGAAGAGCGTTTTCAGTTGGCGATTCGGATTGGTGCCATTAACGATGACGGTAGCGTCGCCATTCCCCTTCCGCCGTATCGCATGTTACTTGCGGCCTCGCCGGACTATCTGGCTCGCCACGGCGTTCCCGGTTCACCGGACGAGCTAAAGCACCATCACTGCGTCAGCTTCAGCCAGTGGCGCTCGGATCATCGCTGGCAACTGGAAGGGCCATCCGGCACGCAGGAGATTGCGATCGTGCCCCGGCTGATGGTCGATTCCGGCGAGGCGCTGCGCCAGGCGGCGCTCAGCGGGCTGGGAATTGTGCAGCACGCTTTTATCACGCTGCAACGGGACATCGACGCCGGCCGACTGTGCAGGGTACTGCCAGAGTGGCTACCGTCGCCAAGACCGATGCATCTGTTGCGTTTGCCCGGCCGTCCGCTGCAGCCGCTGGTCGCCTCTTTCACCGATCATCTTCTGCGTGAGCTGAAGGCGGATCAGCAATAA
- a CDS encoding quinone oxidoreductase family protein, translating into MMQSLVFDQFGSPEVLWLRTSPAPEPGEGELLVEVSAAGLNFADIYRRQGRYPLAGTAPWIAGYEGAGRVLNVGSGVEGWQVGDRVGFADVPLAHASHILVPQDHAIRLPDWVSEAEAASILLQGLTADYLLHDILPVEPGMHVAVLAAAGGVGNLLTQMLVARGVHVFAVASSKSKQAACLHNGAEVATDYYGWPEQGRAWHSSGCDIVFDSVGSTLLESMQSLKDSGRVVLFGMSGGEIPAFDPTGLLLKSAGVIGADLWTYLTSQQERQRRADRLFALLKAGDITLPTVTSFPLSRGKEAHNLLENRLFSGKVLLIP; encoded by the coding sequence ATGATGCAATCGCTGGTTTTTGATCAATTTGGTTCCCCCGAAGTGCTGTGGTTGCGCACCAGCCCTGCGCCGGAACCGGGCGAAGGCGAACTGTTGGTGGAGGTTTCCGCCGCCGGGCTGAACTTTGCCGATATTTATCGTCGCCAGGGGCGTTATCCGCTGGCGGGAACGGCGCCGTGGATTGCCGGTTACGAAGGTGCGGGGCGCGTGCTCAACGTCGGCAGCGGCGTGGAAGGCTGGCAGGTGGGCGATCGCGTCGGCTTTGCCGATGTTCCACTGGCGCATGCCAGCCACATTCTGGTGCCACAAGATCATGCTATCCGCCTGCCTGACTGGGTTTCGGAAGCGGAAGCCGCATCGATATTGTTACAGGGCTTAACCGCGGATTATCTGTTGCATGACATCTTACCCGTTGAACCGGGCATGCATGTTGCGGTGCTGGCGGCAGCGGGCGGTGTTGGCAATCTGCTGACGCAAATGCTGGTGGCGCGCGGCGTGCATGTTTTCGCTGTCGCCTCCAGTAAAAGCAAACAGGCCGCCTGCCTGCACAATGGTGCCGAGGTCGCGACCGATTATTACGGCTGGCCAGAACAGGGGCGCGCCTGGCATTCATCAGGCTGCGATATCGTTTTTGATTCGGTGGGCAGCACGCTGCTGGAAAGTATGCAGAGCCTGAAAGATAGCGGCCGGGTGGTGTTATTTGGTATGTCTGGCGGTGAGATCCCGGCCTTTGATCCGACCGGGCTGTTACTGAAATCCGCCGGCGTTATCGGTGCCGATCTCTGGACGTACCTCACCTCGCAGCAGGAGAGACAGCGCCGCGCCGACCGGCTGTTTGCGCTGTTGAAAGCCGGAGATATCACGCTGCCCACGGTGACATCATTCCCGCTTTCCCGCGGCAAAGAGGCGCATAACTTGCTGGAGAACCGGCTGTTTAGCGGCAAGGTACTGTTGATTCCATAA
- a CDS encoding MFS transporter encodes MIKENAIDYPLTGKRNIAMLVAGSFIATVGRGVTLPFLPLFLHNQLGMSILNTGNVLTLAIVVGILLSIVSGKLANLFSHKLLLTLSLLIFSLSFLILGYFYSAVVFVICFTLITCCYALYSTIIKCFISDHFGDDEKTRVFSLNYTFINIGWMVGPLIGAWLVGNHVYFPFLLSAILGLLAIVVTAGLTMRTQAVAATAPSLHTSARDKRRLIILWVFTLAIFLASFVFERFASCISQILMVNHDAVTVGNIVSVLITTNAITVVLFQYITGNLMSKFSFAMGFLAGTICLVAGLFIFSTAGENRVVWIAGMFFFSFGEIIFAPLQYRVIDQIAPPAERAFYFSFQNMGSLGGAVNPAVTGVLLAFMPPADVPVVLILVSVFCFALFYVGIALSRRLAPATA; translated from the coding sequence TTGATTAAAGAAAACGCCATAGATTATCCGCTCACTGGCAAACGTAATATTGCAATGCTGGTGGCAGGGTCTTTTATTGCGACAGTCGGGAGAGGCGTGACTCTCCCGTTTTTGCCGCTGTTTTTACATAACCAGTTGGGAATGTCTATCCTCAATACTGGTAACGTACTTACGCTGGCAATTGTCGTTGGGATTTTATTGAGTATCGTCAGTGGAAAGTTGGCTAACCTTTTCAGCCATAAATTATTATTGACATTATCTTTGCTTATTTTTTCTCTCTCATTTTTAATTCTCGGTTATTTCTACTCTGCCGTTGTTTTTGTTATCTGCTTTACGTTGATAACCTGCTGCTACGCATTATATTCCACGATCATCAAGTGCTTTATTTCTGACCATTTCGGTGACGATGAGAAAACCCGCGTTTTTTCTCTGAATTATACCTTTATCAACATCGGCTGGATGGTTGGGCCGTTAATCGGCGCCTGGCTGGTGGGAAATCATGTCTATTTCCCTTTTCTTTTATCTGCCATCCTGGGCCTGCTGGCCATTGTCGTGACGGCGGGTTTGACGATGAGAACGCAGGCGGTAGCCGCAACGGCTCCTTCATTGCATACATCTGCGCGGGATAAACGGCGGCTTATTATTCTTTGGGTTTTCACGCTGGCTATTTTCCTGGCTTCTTTCGTGTTTGAGCGCTTTGCCAGTTGTATTTCACAAATTCTGATGGTGAATCACGATGCGGTAACCGTAGGGAATATTGTCTCTGTTCTGATTACCACCAATGCGATTACGGTTGTGTTGTTCCAGTACATTACCGGCAATCTCATGAGTAAGTTCTCATTCGCCATGGGATTCCTGGCTGGGACAATATGCCTGGTAGCGGGGTTATTTATCTTCAGCACTGCCGGTGAAAACCGGGTTGTCTGGATCGCGGGAATGTTTTTTTTCTCGTTCGGCGAGATTATTTTTGCACCGTTGCAATATCGGGTCATTGACCAGATTGCGCCGCCTGCGGAGAGAGCCTTTTATTTCTCGTTTCAGAACATGGGCAGCCTTGGCGGGGCGGTAAATCCGGCAGTGACAGGCGTGCTGCTTGCGTTTATGCCACCAGCGGACGTACCCGTCGTGTTGATACTGGTGAGCGTATTCTGTTTTGCGCTGTTTTATGTCGGGATTGCACTATCGCGCAGGCTGGCGCCTGCGACAGCATAA